Proteins from a genomic interval of Colletes latitarsis isolate SP2378_abdomen chromosome 3, iyColLati1, whole genome shotgun sequence:
- the L(2)k14505 gene encoding ATP synthase mitochondrial F1 complex assembly factor 2 homolog l(2)k14505, whose product MYYFKYRKFITSFSIVRNMANVKRFYRKTNIISNSGKFEITLDQRKLKTPQGKIFEVDNKPLALAVAAEWDAQKDIIDRGNMHLTALCNTVIDNPHKHTKIDMVNYIVNCLEMDTLLFHSNENDELYKLQTEQWDPLVQWFCDNYSVNMVKTQSIEAPMISSETKAILLRHLLSYSCGAVNGFMYGVDAIKSVILTLAAAERVISIQDAVRLSRLEEDYQTSHWGTVEWFHDHNKYDLQTRLAAAILFVHLNSSSVTCQPKTNNENVS is encoded by the exons atgtattattttaaatatagaaaatttattacATCTTTTAGTATAGTAAGAAACATGG cCAATGTCAAAAGATTCTAtcgaaaaacaaatattatatcaAATAGTGGAAAATTTGAAATTACACTTGATCAAAGAAAACTTAAGACTCCACAAGGAAAAATATTTGAAGTGGATAACAAACCACTTGCACTTGCAGTGGCAGCAGAATGGGATGCACAGAAAGATATTATTGATAGAGGCAATATGCACTTG ACAGCTCTGTGTAATACTGTAATAGATAATCCACACAAACATACAAAGATAGATATGGTAAATTATATTGTGAATTGCTTAGAAATGGATACACTTCTATTTCATTCAAAT GAAAATGATgaattatataaattacaaactGAACAGTGGGACCCATTAGTACAATGGTTTTGTGACAATTATAGTGTAAATATGGTAAAAACTCAAAGTATAGAGGCTCCCATGATATCTTCAGAAACTAAAGCAATATTACTAAGACATTTATTATCTTACAGCTGTGGTGCAGTTAATG GTTTTATGTATGGTGTAGACGCGATAAAATCTGTTATTCTCACATTAGCTGCAGCAGAAAGAGTAATTAGTATACAAGATGCAGTAAGACTGTCACGTTTAGAGGAAGATTATCAG ACTTCTCACTGGGGAACTGTAGAATGGTTTCATGATCATAATAAATATGATTTACAAACTCGTTTAGCTGCAGCAATATTATTTGTGCATTTAAATTCTAGTTCAGTGACTTGTCAACCAAAAACTAATAATGAAAATGTTAGTTAA